The Lactuca sativa cultivar Salinas chromosome 2, Lsat_Salinas_v11, whole genome shotgun sequence genome includes the window CAAGGGCTACTCGTGTGGTATCTCTCAGAAGCTTAGACCTCGTGGAGGCGTTGCTCGATGCAGTAAGCTTTTAAGATCCTTCATTACACCTATATATGTTACGTACAtcgatcctatatatatatatatatatatatatatatatatatatatatatatatatatatatatatatatatatatatatagagagagagagagagagagagagagagaggtaggttcaatggaaaatgaacaattagggcaacatatgctaaaaccaatgatcaagtgacacgtgtccatttcttttttCATAAGCAATGTACTAtggaagttatttatgtagttattccAAAGTGATGTGTTGTTACACTTTCATTGGTTCCaacatgtgttgccctaattgtttattttccatataacccttatatatatatatatatatatatatatatatatatatatatatatatatatatatatatagtataaaaaAACATTATTGTTATGATTTATAAATTTCTCAGAATCGATGGAGAGAAATGTTTGTGGGGATGATCGGAAGCAGTGCTACACTGGAAGTCATTTCCGATGGTGCCATCGGAGGTTCAAGAAATGGTGTCCTCCAACTTGTAAGCCAGCTTCTtggaattttatatataattaatttaatgcTAAACTCATAAAATGTAAATGGATTAAACGTTATGTAGATGCAAGCGGAGATTCAACTCATTACACCTTCAGTATCAGCTCGTGTGGTGAAGTTTATTCGATTCAGCAGACAGCAAGCGGATGGATTATGGGCGGTGGTTGATTTGTCCGTTGATACTGAAGGGAGGGAAGGACTTATGTGTAGAAGGCTTCCTTCTGGTTGTATTATGCAAGATTTGCCAAATGGTTTCtcaaaggtctctctctctctctctctctctctctctctctctatatatatatatatatatatatatatatatatatatataacaatctaGTTAATTATATGCAAAGATGACATaatatttgaaatatatatatatatatatatatatatatatatatatatatatatatatatatatatatatatatatatatatatatatatgcaggtGACGTGGGTAGAACATACAGAGTACGATGAAGGTCCAGTCGAGCATAATTACCGTGAGTTAGTTAGGTCAGGTGTAGGGTTTGGTGCACAAAAATGGATTTGTGCACTCCTCCGGCATTATGAGTGGTTAAGAGCATTGTCATCGGCTACTACTGCCAACAACCAACTAGACCAACATACTAGAAGTTGCTTAAAAGGTTTAGCAAGACGCATGACGAGTAACTTTTGTGCCGGAGTTTGTCTGACAGGTGGTCAACGGTGGAACTTGGTTTCTGATGCACCTGCAAGGATCATGACACGGGAGAGCATGAGTTCTCCACCAGGAACCATCCTGTCTGCGACCATCTCAGTCTGGATTCCAATAACACATCGACGTCTATTCGATCTGTTGCTGAATAAAGAGTTGAGATGCATGTGGGACGTGTTATGCAATGCTACCGGGAATGTCGCCCATTTCCCTATGAGCCATGATACCAACAACCCTAACTCCATATCTCTTCTAAGTTCCGAAGTGAGTatacaaactatttttttttaattagggTTCCACACAATGAACTATAGACTTAAATAGATTACTACATCATTATTTTATATACTATACAACTTTGTTATTTTTTTTCTACAATGCATTGAAATTTACAAATTTCAATGAaacatatttaaatatttatttaagagtTAGAATTCACTCATTTTTCCTTTGAAAAGTTAAACGACCATTTAACTTCAAATTCATTATATTTCAATATGACATCTCATAATAGTAGAGTTCCATCCATTAAATGACAACTAGGTTTGTCACCTTATTTAACTCTTTCATTAAACTTTATTATGGATGCTCTTAAGAATATCCTGAATGCATAGTTTAATGAAAATCATGGAATGTCTACTTGACATTTAATGGTTTAAACTCAACCATAGTGGGATGTCACATTGGCGTTCAATTGACATTGAACTTTATAAAGTTTAATACTAGATGCCCTAAGCAATAATTgactgtgtatatatatatattttttttctaatgTTTGTTGTTGAACATGCAGAACCCAGTAATGATAGTGCAGGAAACCACAAGTGATATGACGGGATCATTGATAGTATACGCACCTGTGGATCTCCCAACAATATCTGTGATGATGAACAATGGCGATACTTCTGGTGTAGGGTTGTTGCCATGTGGGTTATATATTGTTCCTACAGGGTCAGAAGCGGATGGCTCGATGGTGACAGTGGGATTTCAGATGTCGCTGCAAGACTTGGTTACACCTAACCTCATAACAATGGATACCATTAACACGGTTAACAATCTGGTGTCACGAACTGTTCTTGGAATCAAAGAGATCGTTCGCTCCAGTACTACTACGTAGCTAGATAGCGCTTAGCTACGTGGTTCAATCGATGATCATGTACATGTCTCAGATGGGTCTCATGGTCAATTGTGGTTGTCCGGGTGTAATGCATAATGCATAGGGTCAAGAAAGAACGAAAAGCTAAACTATGATGCACCTAATGGTTGAGTATGTACCATTTATGGTTTGGGTATTGATTGACCATATCTTAGTTGCATATGGGCTTGGTTAACTAATTTTCGTTTTGGCATTTTGGTTATTGGTCTTTTACGCTTCATTTACACTATTTAAATGATCTTTGATATCATTTACAAGAGGTGCATTTAATTTTCAATGTATTAGTTTTGATTGAAACCCTTAACCATTTTCAAGTTGCCCATTTTCTACTTTTCTGATGTTCAATCTAAGACCTTTGGTAACCTAAAATTACAATGTTatgtgaaacaacccaaaaatacgacccaaaaatttcaatttttattataacaaaaaccatgaaactgagtatcacataataaaaccatacgttgcgtgtttcaaaaaccataataaaatactgtgaaaAAAACTGTaacacaactgtatccaaacatatcaagaaactgaatcaactcccaggacaaaaattgaagctgtggtgtgtgcgatgccatcatcccgagctcttccctttgcttgcggaagtacctgaaaccaaaactgaaactgtaagcacgaagcttagtgagctcccccaaactaccacataccatacaatacataaaaagcacatactgggccttgcccactgactgggaccccgtcccctgcatcggaccgaagtccggactaactatctgggaccctgtcccctgcatcggaccgcagttcaaaaactgactgggaccccgtcccctacatcggaccgaagtccgaaactgactgggaccccgtcccctgcatcggaccaaagtccggactaactgaacacggcatagcataacatatcatctagcataaacacataaatcctgtctgagccacggaggcgtcaaacatactaactactgcattggaccgaagtccagaaactactgctaactgaacgggccggcattgtggccttagacccgttcctactggaaggaaactcacctcgtgaacaggctgctgtgtgtatggctctagaagctaactgctgcagctccggtatctccccggctacaaatccataaacacactcaatcagatgctaatcactgcattgggtaaaatgactcttttacccctggtcaaagtcaactctcccagtcaaagtcaacctacagttgacctgactcgtcgagttggccgccaactcgccgagtccctagtctcacttctcaaccctactcgtggctactcgttgagcatggcatcgactcgacgagtaccctcttgattcaaaagctcaggcaatctgcatccgactcgtcgagtcatatgaacaactcgacgagttgttcttcgatctaagaagattgtcttggactcgccgagttgcatgaacaactcgtcgagtccctccattactgagtctaacctctgactcactgagtccatcctactgctcactagcctccactcggaatcactcaaagggtaaagatcggggactcgcgacctgactcaccgagtcacatgcatgcagatgctaaaaactcgattctgctcgaaaccaccgcatacaatttatagatctgagtttctaaggctgatttaccacgtaaagtttccaactttacgtgtacatacgcatgaaaagggatataaaggctaaaaaggtacttagaagagtagatttagggctatcatgcaaaatggctctataaaggtgatagatctacgattttggaactgaaacatggctagatccgaaggctaatcaatctaatgtgatctctctactaagaacaagctaagaaatggctaaaagaggctaaatatgcttgtGAAAGATAAAtaaatcatagaaacagaaggaaATCGGctgatacctcaataaactctgaaatgggtgcaagaccttggatcttcttcttctcctatggatctagcctccttcttctcttcaaaacttcaagattcacacaagaaatacTCAATTACTCAAggaaacgattagggtttgctaaatgatgatctgagggtgaaggggacgagtttggggctcataaggtggtttaaatagggtgcaaacccggggatttagggtttctacctggcaggcagactcgccgagtcccgaatatggactcgccgagtcgccgactaacatgtgctcgaaatctcgtccctactcgacgagtcgggccatagactcgctgagtccctctcgaaaacttctaaataaatgcc containing:
- the LOC111888440 gene encoding homeobox-leucine zipper protein HDG1, with amino-acid sequence MKGFGEFGLALESSEEHDKQIRPRKEVRETRLSDANETFEVTSSEEQEIHRGASSSSRRRQKYRHTRYQIQELENFFRETPNPDERERLELGRKLNLEANQVKFWFQNRRTHLKTQTDRHENKILREENDNLRLENIAMKEALRKTVCKNCGGPILQVDRSIHEGNLMIENARLKEELTRITSLIRQLSGRNSSSFATESSAEFFLHKMHEASVGEARNPMEIIGLQMGNVAEKNLVSNDSPLILPPSRSEVGVVNADNMINVPEKTKYQDLASSAMDELMKLGHVDAPLWNRNMETGGETLNFNEYERSFPPLLGTKPLGFVSEASRATRVVSLRSLDLVEALLDANRWREMFVGMIGSSATLEVISDGAIGGSRNGVLQLMQAEIQLITPSVSARVVKFIRFSRQQADGLWAVVDLSVDTEGREGLMCRRLPSGCIMQDLPNGFSKVTWVEHTEYDEGPVEHNYRELVRSGVGFGAQKWICALLRHYEWLRALSSATTANNQLDQHTRSCLKGLARRMTSNFCAGVCLTGGQRWNLVSDAPARIMTRESMSSPPGTILSATISVWIPITHRRLFDLLLNKELRCMWDVLCNATGNVAHFPMSHDTNNPNSISLLSSENPVMIVQETTSDMTGSLIVYAPVDLPTISVMMNNGDTSGVGLLPCGLYIVPTGSEADGSMVTVGFQMSLQDLVTPNLITMDTINTVNNLVSRTVLGIKEIVRSSTTT